A single region of the Mycoplasma mycoides subsp. mycoides SC str. PG1 genome encodes:
- a CDS encoding ABC transporter permease subunit, with protein MQSKISWTLSKKSKYLFGSDSTKTKLKYIKGSFFSIIVGFIVSGIFLSFLNINPFTYFALLFGINFDKNFYQISLNWMAVYIVAGLSMAIAFKAGVFNIGASVQILTATSIATIIFFSISGKDASSISPFMIILMLITCIISAAFIAFIAGILKALFNIHEVVSTILLNWSVFYIFKWFFGKYKDFSSGLSYTSKNIPSDQLSIGSNTVIIPLLIALVCVIIIWILFSKTVLGFKLKAVGSSVTGSKYIGINVKKQIITSLTLSGAVAGIAGFLSMFTVSPNNFFASNSLPTLGFDAIAVSLVAFNNPIGIIAIGWLWAILKTGGGPISSLYSISTQISGLISGILIYFTAIVSVFITFKPWELLKNKYNLYTSKVNREIYWKLKLYTFKLRLKKIFLIFTKDYKQEVNNKYQIYTKQNQITNKTSNPHLFWNGRKNIKTELKNDLKQSIYLVKSKIDEIKKFVDQDKNSLNVNGLKNDLNKQVNLLAYKYIQNLRDLDLELADHKYKIQKITSSILNEYQTNIKQAKKTHRLKIQQIKVFKESQIGIITYKFDSYNNIIEIKANKLKTIAQLKEQIKNIKSELRLEKQVSNLNKSSTQTNNSEKLEKIKQLKEQIKVVKKQANDKILEQKNKYKNQKNIVKQEQVQLQDILHQYNNCLNKEKDCFKESKKAAFVLKQKRLQAIDMNLSQSDVNKAVSLLNDLKTLITDNLDLNLNKQTIKSNQKTLKNALKIKFQIDEVLTQNIISEYDAPEHIKQKSKISLTTFKLITNLKKQISYVITRVEEQELIDKYKQWISQAKQVVQDEKNNYEQIIKKAPRKNLADLENLFNLEKSLKEQTNLKILNLTNTMLKETK; from the coding sequence ATGCAATCTAAAATATCTTGAACATTATCTAAAAAATCTAAATATTTATTTGGTTCAGATTCTACAAAAACTAAACTAAAATACATTAAAGGTTCTTTTTTTTCAATTATTGTTGGGTTTATAGTTTCAGGTATTTTCTTATCATTTTTAAATATTAATCCATTTACATATTTTGCACTTTTATTTGGAATTAATTTTGATAAGAACTTTTATCAAATTAGTTTAAACTGAATGGCTGTATATATTGTTGCTGGATTATCAATGGCAATTGCTTTTAAAGCAGGAGTATTTAATATTGGAGCATCAGTTCAAATACTAACTGCAACAAGCATTGCTACAATTATATTTTTTTCTATAAGTGGAAAAGACGCTAGTTCTATAAGTCCATTTATGATCATTTTAATGTTAATAACTTGTATAATATCAGCTGCTTTTATTGCTTTTATTGCAGGTATATTAAAAGCCTTATTTAACATACATGAAGTTGTTTCTACTATATTATTAAACTGATCAGTATTTTATATCTTTAAATGATTCTTTGGAAAATACAAAGATTTTTCTTCAGGATTATCTTATACTTCAAAAAATATTCCATCAGATCAATTAAGCATTGGATCAAATACTGTTATTATTCCCTTATTAATTGCTTTAGTTTGTGTAATTATTATTTGAATATTATTTTCAAAAACAGTTTTAGGTTTTAAATTAAAAGCAGTTGGATCATCAGTAACTGGATCAAAATATATTGGAATCAATGTTAAAAAACAAATTATAACATCATTAACTTTATCTGGAGCTGTTGCTGGAATAGCTGGATTTTTATCAATGTTTACAGTTTCACCAAATAACTTCTTTGCTTCAAATAGCTTACCAACTTTAGGATTTGATGCAATTGCAGTCTCACTAGTTGCATTTAATAATCCAATAGGAATCATTGCTATTGGTTGGTTATGAGCAATTCTTAAAACTGGTGGTGGTCCTATTTCATCTCTTTATAGTATTTCAACTCAAATTAGTGGTTTAATTTCTGGAATTTTAATTTACTTTACAGCTATTGTTTCAGTATTTATTACCTTTAAACCTTGAGAATTACTAAAAAACAAATACAATTTATATACTTCAAAAGTTAATAGAGAAATTTATTGAAAATTAAAACTATATACTTTTAAACTAAGACTTAAAAAAATCTTTTTAATTTTTACAAAAGACTACAAACAAGAAGTTAATAATAAATATCAAATTTATACTAAACAAAATCAAATTACAAATAAAACTTCAAATCCACACCTATTTTGAAATGGTAGAAAAAATATTAAAACAGAATTAAAAAATGATTTAAAACAATCAATTTATTTAGTTAAATCTAAAATTGATGAAATTAAAAAATTTGTTGATCAAGATAAAAATTCACTTAATGTTAATGGATTAAAAAATGATTTAAATAAACAAGTTAACTTACTAGCTTATAAATACATTCAAAATCTACGCGATCTTGACTTAGAATTAGCTGATCACAAATATAAAATACAAAAAATAACCTCAAGCATTTTAAATGAATATCAAACAAACATCAAACAAGCTAAAAAAACACATAGATTAAAAATTCAACAAATTAAAGTCTTCAAAGAAAGTCAAATAGGAATTATTACTTATAAATTTGATTCTTACAACAATATTATTGAAATTAAAGCAAACAAACTAAAAACTATTGCTCAACTTAAAGAACAAATCAAAAACATTAAATCAGAACTAAGATTAGAAAAACAAGTATCTAATTTAAATAAAAGTTCAACTCAAACTAATAATTCTGAAAAACTTGAAAAAATTAAACAACTTAAAGAACAAATAAAAGTTGTAAAAAAACAAGCTAATGATAAAATTTTAGAACAAAAAAATAAATATAAAAACCAAAAAAATATTGTTAAACAAGAACAAGTTCAATTACAAGACATTTTACATCAATACAATAATTGTTTAAATAAAGAAAAAGATTGCTTTAAAGAATCTAAAAAAGCTGCATTTGTATTAAAACAAAAGCGTTTACAAGCAATTGATATGAATCTTTCCCAAAGTGATGTTAATAAAGCAGTTAGCTTATTAAATGATTTAAAAACTTTAATTACAGATAATTTAGATTTAAATCTTAACAAACAAACAATTAAATCTAATCAAAAAACTTTAAAAAATGCTTTAAAAATTAAATTTCAAATTGATGAAGTTCTAACACAAAATATAATTAGTGAATATGATGCACCAGAACATATTAAACAAAAATCAAAAATCAGTTTAACTACTTTTAAACTAATTACTAATCTTAAAAAACAAATTAGTTATGTTATTACAAGAGTTGAAGAACAAGAACTAATTGATAAATATAAACAATGAATTAGTCAAGCTAAACAAGTTGTACAAGATGAAAAAAATAACTACGAACAAATAATAAAAAAAGCACCAAGAAAAAATCTAGCTGATTTAGAAAATTTATTTAATTTAGAAAAATCTTTAAAAGAACAAACTAATTTAAAAATTCTAAATTTAACAAACACAATGTTAAAGGAGACTAAATAA
- a CDS encoding ABC transporter ATP-binding protein, whose amino-acid sequence MNKEQKVDYAIEMQNITKTFLNGAIVANDDITIKVKKGDIHALVGENGAGKSTLMSILFGLYQPTSGTIKVNGKEEVISNPIKANKLGIGMVHQHFNLVEVNTVLENIILGVEQTKSNIFLNKTKMRAEIIEIMNKYDLYVDLDAKIQDISVGLQQRVEILKVLYRKADILVFDEPTAVLTPQQIQSLLQIMKNLQKAGKTIIFISHKMDEIKQVANVATVIRLGKKIVDLDVSEVSGNEIAEAMVGRKLVEVKNKYKKPLSDEPILDVINLTVKKSTNHKVYGLETFNIKVRPGEIVAVAGVEGNGQRELIQTITGLVKPVSGGIIYKKINIVNSNIKTRYDMGMSHIPEDRHKYGMLLDFSVEENIVSQEIDKKPFSSFGFINKKAISRYAQLIIKEFDIRGSRNGTAIARGLSGGNQQKAIVGREIKKEHDLLIVIQPTRGLDVGAIENVHSHILKEKEKGRAILLVSYDLNEVIALADRIVVINEGKLIGELPAKKVKKEEIGALMIGQTLEQIKQNQITKTTKNRKEMKTNAI is encoded by the coding sequence ATGAATAAAGAACAAAAAGTTGATTATGCTATTGAAATGCAAAATATTACTAAAACTTTTTTAAATGGTGCTATTGTTGCTAATGATGACATAACAATTAAAGTTAAAAAAGGTGACATACACGCTCTTGTTGGTGAAAATGGGGCTGGTAAGTCTACATTAATGTCTATTTTATTTGGTTTATATCAACCAACTTCTGGAACAATTAAAGTTAACGGAAAAGAAGAGGTTATTTCAAATCCAATCAAAGCAAATAAACTTGGTATTGGTATGGTTCATCAACATTTTAACCTAGTCGAAGTTAATACAGTTTTAGAAAATATTATATTAGGTGTTGAACAAACAAAATCAAATATATTTTTAAATAAAACTAAAATGCGAGCAGAAATAATTGAAATAATGAATAAATATGACTTATATGTTGATTTAGATGCAAAAATTCAAGATATTTCAGTTGGTTTACAACAACGTGTAGAAATTTTAAAAGTTTTATATAGAAAGGCAGATATTTTAGTTTTTGATGAACCTACTGCAGTTTTAACTCCTCAACAAATTCAAAGTCTTTTACAAATTATGAAAAACCTACAAAAAGCAGGAAAAACAATAATTTTTATTTCACATAAAATGGATGAAATAAAACAAGTCGCTAATGTTGCTACTGTTATTAGATTAGGTAAAAAGATCGTTGATTTAGATGTTTCAGAAGTTAGTGGAAATGAAATCGCTGAAGCAATGGTTGGACGAAAACTTGTTGAAGTTAAAAACAAATATAAAAAACCCCTATCTGATGAACCTATATTAGATGTAATTAATTTAACAGTTAAAAAAAGTACAAATCATAAAGTTTATGGACTAGAAACTTTTAATATAAAGGTTAGACCAGGAGAAATTGTAGCTGTTGCTGGAGTTGAAGGAAACGGACAACGTGAATTGATTCAAACAATAACAGGATTAGTAAAACCAGTTAGTGGTGGTATTATTTATAAAAAAATAAATATTGTTAATAGTAATATTAAAACAAGATATGATATGGGAATGAGTCATATTCCTGAAGATCGTCATAAGTATGGTATGTTATTAGACTTTTCAGTTGAAGAAAATATTGTAAGTCAAGAAATAGATAAAAAACCATTTTCTTCATTTGGGTTTATAAATAAAAAAGCGATTTCTAGATATGCTCAATTAATTATTAAAGAATTTGATATAAGAGGTTCTAGAAATGGAACAGCAATTGCAAGAGGATTATCTGGAGGAAATCAACAAAAAGCTATTGTAGGAAGAGAAATTAAAAAAGAACATGATCTATTAATAGTTATTCAACCTACTAGAGGATTAGATGTTGGTGCTATAGAAAATGTTCATTCTCACATTTTAAAAGAAAAAGAAAAAGGCAGAGCTATTTTACTAGTTTCTTATGATTTAAATGAAGTTATTGCTTTAGCAGATAGAATAGTTGTTATTAATGAAGGAAAATTAATTGGAGAACTACCTGCTAAAAAAGTTAAAAAAGAAGAAATCGGAGCTTTAATGATTGGTCAAACTTTAGAACAAATCAAACAAAATCAAATTACTAAAACAACAAAAAATAGAAAGGAGATGAAAACTAATGCAATCTAA
- a CDS encoding BMP family ABC transporter substrate-binding protein yields the protein MKKLLTVLTTLIGISGSVSMVISCKVPTFSEGILGQRVLVVTDGGNIRDKTFNESSWEGVIKYGSQIHSNFDIKNELEARQFNYKSSIGGHTKWDEKQHMFINEDYEYAKQNSNNYVETPDHTIDAFRTSYNTAIYKKADALLLAGFSHLGAVDYAADRMKKAGNKTVVFLDAQYKKDNVISVIFNSELAGFNAGWDAIMWANLPKMTSLNSGEFSKEAIDASKSKTDMVLQGSTTGNKYISIGMFGGITNKNAVDNYMWGLLAAMHVYNNRFAGKEIELTDNKQNKVKYKLQPVYYANLGSKAKVEKLNDVNESSWFSKGFDVGGAKKSGIVDSLIKNQADIIFPVAGSQINDVLESTGHKPYVIGVDTDQVTSVGSSKKGNETRFITSAKKNIVSASVYALNRARSLQKAIIKDKTYTSKHEKEIKDGTTLVGEQADWSISSSRKADTKWSVEKVNGSLTNAANLSVESIDYSIDKAKEIEKNLKETLLKSGETFKQYLTKKSLDKALESISKSIKDEEWEKLTLNNNGIAGIKNYWEMLIQSTKQGA from the coding sequence ATGAAAAAGCTTTTAACAGTTTTAACAACACTTATTGGAATTAGTGGTTCAGTTTCAATGGTGATTTCATGTAAAGTTCCAACTTTTTCTGAAGGAATTTTAGGCCAAAGAGTTTTAGTTGTTACTGATGGTGGTAACATTAGAGATAAAACTTTTAATGAAAGTTCTTGAGAAGGTGTAATTAAATATGGGTCTCAAATTCATAGTAATTTTGATATTAAAAATGAATTAGAAGCAAGACAATTTAATTACAAAAGTTCAATTGGTGGGCACACTAAATGAGATGAAAAACAACATATGTTTATAAATGAAGATTATGAATATGCAAAACAAAATAGTAATAACTATGTCGAAACGCCCGATCATACAATTGATGCTTTTAGAACTTCTTATAATACAGCAATCTATAAAAAAGCAGATGCATTATTACTAGCTGGATTTAGTCATTTAGGAGCAGTTGATTATGCTGCTGATAGAATGAAAAAAGCCGGTAATAAAACTGTTGTTTTTTTAGATGCACAATATAAAAAAGATAATGTTATTTCAGTTATTTTTAATTCAGAACTAGCTGGATTTAATGCGGGTTGAGATGCAATAATGTGAGCAAATCTCCCCAAAATGACTAGCTTAAATAGTGGTGAGTTTTCAAAAGAGGCTATTGATGCATCAAAATCTAAAACTGATATGGTCTTACAAGGTTCAACAACAGGTAATAAATATATTTCAATAGGTATGTTTGGTGGAATTACTAACAAAAATGCTGTTGATAATTATATGTGAGGATTACTTGCTGCAATGCATGTTTATAATAATAGATTTGCAGGAAAAGAAATTGAATTAACAGATAATAAGCAAAATAAAGTTAAATATAAACTACAACCAGTTTATTATGCTAATTTAGGATCAAAAGCTAAAGTTGAAAAACTAAATGATGTTAATGAAAGTTCTTGATTTTCAAAAGGATTTGATGTTGGTGGAGCTAAAAAATCAGGAATAGTTGATTCTTTAATTAAAAATCAAGCTGATATTATTTTTCCAGTTGCTGGATCTCAAATTAATGATGTTTTAGAATCAACTGGTCATAAACCTTATGTTATTGGTGTTGATACTGATCAAGTTACAAGTGTTGGTTCTTCTAAAAAAGGTAATGAAACTAGATTTATTACAAGCGCAAAGAAAAACATTGTTTCAGCTTCAGTTTATGCTTTAAATAGAGCAAGATCACTACAAAAAGCTATTATTAAAGATAAAACATATACATCAAAACATGAAAAAGAAATTAAAGACGGAACAACTTTAGTTGGAGAACAAGCAGATTGATCTATTTCATCATCAAGAAAAGCAGACACTAAATGAAGTGTTGAAAAAGTTAATGGTTCATTAACAAATGCTGCTAATTTATCAGTTGAATCAATAGATTATTCAATAGATAAGGCAAAAGAAATAGAAAAAAATCTTAAAGAAACACTACTTAAATCAGGTGAAACTTTTAAACAATACTTAACAAAAAAATCATTAGATAAAGCATTAGAATCAATTTCAAAAAGCATTAAAGATGAAGAATGAGAAAAATTAACATTAAACAATAATGGTATAGCAGGAATAAAAAATTATTGAGAAATGTTAATTCAATCTACTAAACAAGGAGCATAA